The Trichocoleus sp. sequence AGTTTACATGGAGCAACAGCTAGAAACGTAGATCTGTTTATGAGCCGCTTCAAACCCAGATTTCGAAATAGCTAGTGAAGCCTCAAGTTCTTAATTTTAACCTTGATAGGTTATGGTAGGCAGCGATGAATCCAGCGATCGAACTCACAATGGAACAGGATTTCAACCTTAGAAACTTCGCAGATTTAGTTCGTCAAATGTCTCACGAACAAGCGCAAAAATTTCTGGTTGAACAGCACAAACTGATGATGATTCGGGAAACGATGTACCAAGACCTTCTGAAAAGTGAGTGGAAATTAGATTTAAATTCTGCCTCTCTCTAAGCAGAAGCAAACCTACTTTTTCACTTCTCCTCATTGAACTGTTTCTACAATCAAAGCACTTGGAGTAATGACTATGCTAAGTAGCCGATTCTAACAGTTGTAATGGTTGGTTCTAGGGATATACAGCTCAATTTGAGCGTTGAAACAGTCGGTTAGTGCGGATCGGCTTTATGCCTGTTGTTTTGACTGAAATGGTTTCTAATCAGTGCGTTTTCCACTTTTGGAACCTGTTGTAACTTAATCAGCGAATTTATCGACTGAATGAGCAAAGCCCGACAGCTAGATAGCTCTATATCTAGTAGATGTTGGGTTTTATGCTTTAGATTAATTGAAAAGTTGCGAATTAAGCTGCTTAAAAAGAGTTTTTGCTTTCGCACGATCTGAAAGCTTGCTAGTTATAAGTCTGCTTTTACTTAAATTACTTGAAAG is a genomic window containing:
- a CDS encoding NblA/ycf18 family protein, with product MNPAIELTMEQDFNLRNFADLVRQMSHEQAQKFLVEQHKLMMIRETMYQDLLKSEWKLDLNSASL